In the genome of bacterium, the window CCCCGCAAGGCTGGCGCCGCAACTGCCCGGCACCAGACGCGGGAGGAGCTTCTGCTCGCCGGCCTGGACGCCCTCCTCGCCAGCCTCGAAGTCTCCGAGCCCAGCGCCATGGACGAATCTGGCGGCGAGTTGCCACGTGGCAACTCCGCCCCGCCCTACCAGGTCGTGGTCTACCGCTGCGAGGAGTGCGGCGCGGCGCGTCTGCCCGATGGGCGCCCCCTGGCGCCGGCGGTGGCCGCGCAGGCCGCCTGCGACTGCCGCACCCAGCGCGACGGCGAACCCAACCGCGCCGCGATCCGGCCCGGCCTGCGCCGGCAAG includes:
- a CDS encoding HNH endonuclease; the protein is PRKAGAATARHQTREELLLAGLDALLASLEVSEPSAMDESGGELPRGNSAPPYQVVVYRCEECGAARLPDGRPLAPAVAAQAACDCRTQRDGEPNRAAIRPGLRRQVLARDGHRCQAPGCRATRFIEVHHREPRRRGGRNSAANLITLCAACHRLLHEGGVGLAEALPETG